In Acidaminococcus timonensis, one DNA window encodes the following:
- a CDS encoding DUF3644 domain-containing protein, which produces MDKKQNLINQLLEKSQEAFIVGIELYNKPTIKYRVEGFSFFICNAWELMLKAYLIKRDGEESIYYSNDKKRTKTLFNCIEQVFTNKKDPLRMNLEQIIDLRNTSTHFITEEYEQIYVPFFQSCVLNYTNKLAEFFGIDITKNIPSNFLVLSVKLSPISPEEVHARYPQEIANRVLQTVGRLNDSMPENGNDRYAVMIKHDIYITKKADLASTTVRIAKDAKEAAFIIKDTKDMQKLCPHRRGKCIELINKKLKMEGINFINPSKLPTDEKYNTFTTNNFDCIVKFYQIKENPKLCYKYEIGTQTLYSYSDAAIELIVEEIKKDPEHIIQNLRSKQKKS; this is translated from the coding sequence ATGGATAAAAAACAGAATCTAATCAATCAATTGCTCGAAAAAAGCCAGGAAGCTTTTATCGTAGGAATTGAGTTGTATAACAAACCAACTATTAAATATCGCGTAGAAGGTTTCTCCTTCTTTATTTGCAATGCATGGGAATTAATGCTAAAAGCGTATTTAATAAAGAGAGATGGGGAAGAAAGCATTTACTACTCGAACGATAAGAAAAGAACAAAGACTCTTTTCAACTGCATTGAACAAGTCTTCACAAATAAAAAAGATCCTCTTCGTATGAATCTTGAACAAATTATTGATTTAAGGAATACCAGTACTCATTTTATTACCGAAGAATATGAACAAATCTATGTTCCTTTTTTTCAGTCTTGTGTGCTGAATTATACGAATAAACTTGCCGAATTTTTTGGTATCGATATAACAAAAAATATTCCATCTAATTTCCTAGTACTGTCTGTTAAGCTATCGCCAATCAGCCCGGAAGAGGTACATGCTCGTTATCCGCAGGAAATTGCTAATCGTGTTTTACAAACTGTTGGCAGGTTAAATGATTCTATGCCAGAAAATGGGAACGATAGATATGCGGTTATGATTAAACATGATATTTATATTACTAAAAAAGCTGATTTAGCTTCAACTACCGTACGAATTGCAAAAGATGCGAAAGAAGCAGCTTTTATCATAAAAGATACTAAAGATATGCAAAAATTATGTCCTCATAGAAGAGGTAAATGTATCGAATTAATAAATAAAAAGTTAAAAATGGAAGGGATAAATTTTATAAATCCTTCAAAATTACCAACGGATGAAAAATATAATACATTTACGACTAACAATTTTGATTGTATCGTCAAATTCTATCAGATTAAAGAAAACCCAAAGCTGTGTTATAAATACGAAATAGGGACACAAACACTATATTCGTATAGCGATGCTGCCATTGAATTAATAGTAGAAGAAATAAAAAAAGATCCTGAACATATCATTCAGAATCTGAGAAGTAAACAAAAAAAGAGCTAA
- a CDS encoding DUF927 domain-containing protein: MSVLTEGEILSKLNNVHKRGNGLVAECPVCHDDHHLYINREGDKLLLYCQKCKAKYPEIIKALDIQPAVQQPKPSRKPKDHGKQIEEIRYTYRAPSGKPEYQKVRRKFEDGHKVFSFCFTNENGQVQYKKPEGCDNLYNLDRMAAADPSTILYIVEGEKCADAMTSQGFLATSTNTGSQKNLKLSDVDRQMLDKFKRKVIIPDHDDPGMDYAHAWENLGAKIFPWEEIWPTIQKKQDVADYFQQGGDPERIRNWKYPAADFTEEYFSGLDRAEMIKPALFAGINAISDPMERQQAESLASFRAKELGITREYQKNYKAWRAAQAQANKGSKNTTKFSNQPVVLECGDWIADDDGVRKMEASGNGEFRYAWASPIPILPTEILMNQETATEKIRLSYYKPDGWRSCVVPREIAANSSKIVALANMGVEVNSDNAKNLVKYLAGCVALNPVNLPRVKSVGHCGWVGGEFVPYTDEISLDSTDEYGTLIDSITEKGTLGEWLAAVKPLLGNLYLRLAIAASLAAPLIKPLGALSFVFHLWGGTGAGKTVGLMVAASVWGNPAPGKLVQSMNNTVNFTTGCAATLGNLPFFGDELQTIKSKFDDYDQFIHQITAEVSRGRMDQTGRIQLQKSWKTAFLFTGEEPISQTTSGGGVENRLIEIECVDKVVENGPETVQAITNQYGTLGPAYIAKLQEKVADGIDLREVFNDYHRKLLQAETTEKQAMAMGIMMTADEFFRMYFAPELPPLTISQVQPFLKTTREVDTAERAYNLVIDLIAQNNENFFYSIKNNYNDKQYHHAPVREVWGKIDGNHVWIIKRVLEKLLSDNGLSFRAVSKKWATTGRLIPTKQGKFASKLSMSGIFGYYVELVR, translated from the coding sequence ATGTCCGTTCTGACTGAAGGAGAAATCCTTTCGAAACTGAACAATGTGCACAAACGGGGCAATGGCCTGGTTGCCGAGTGCCCCGTTTGCCATGATGATCATCATCTGTACATCAACCGGGAAGGAGATAAGCTGCTGCTGTACTGCCAGAAGTGCAAAGCAAAATATCCGGAGATCATAAAAGCCCTGGATATCCAGCCAGCAGTGCAGCAGCCAAAACCGTCCCGGAAACCAAAAGACCACGGCAAACAAATCGAAGAGATCCGCTATACGTACCGGGCGCCGTCGGGGAAGCCTGAGTATCAGAAGGTACGGAGAAAATTCGAAGACGGGCACAAGGTGTTCAGTTTCTGTTTCACCAATGAAAACGGTCAGGTGCAGTATAAAAAGCCAGAAGGCTGTGACAACCTGTATAACCTGGACCGGATGGCAGCGGCGGATCCTTCTACCATCCTGTATATCGTAGAAGGGGAAAAATGTGCCGATGCCATGACTTCGCAGGGTTTTTTGGCTACCAGTACCAACACGGGAAGCCAGAAGAACCTGAAGCTGTCGGACGTTGACCGGCAGATGCTGGATAAGTTCAAGCGGAAAGTCATCATTCCAGATCATGATGACCCGGGTATGGACTATGCCCATGCCTGGGAAAATTTGGGAGCGAAGATCTTTCCCTGGGAAGAAATCTGGCCCACCATCCAGAAAAAGCAGGATGTGGCCGACTACTTCCAGCAGGGCGGGGACCCGGAACGTATCCGGAACTGGAAATACCCTGCAGCCGATTTCACGGAGGAATATTTTTCTGGTCTGGATCGGGCTGAGATGATCAAGCCGGCGCTCTTTGCTGGAATCAATGCTATCAGCGATCCCATGGAACGGCAGCAGGCGGAAAGCCTGGCGTCATTCCGGGCCAAAGAGCTGGGGATTACACGAGAGTACCAGAAAAACTACAAGGCGTGGAGGGCTGCCCAGGCTCAGGCCAATAAAGGAAGCAAGAATACCACGAAATTCAGCAACCAGCCGGTTGTGCTGGAATGCGGCGACTGGATTGCTGATGATGACGGTGTGAGAAAGATGGAAGCCTCTGGCAACGGTGAATTCCGTTATGCGTGGGCCAGCCCCATCCCTATCCTGCCGACGGAGATCCTGATGAACCAGGAAACCGCCACGGAGAAAATCAGGCTGAGCTACTACAAGCCGGACGGCTGGCGTTCCTGTGTAGTGCCCAGGGAAATCGCTGCCAACAGCAGCAAGATTGTTGCCCTGGCCAACATGGGAGTTGAGGTAAACAGCGACAACGCCAAGAATCTGGTGAAGTACCTGGCAGGCTGTGTGGCCCTGAACCCGGTCAATTTGCCCAGGGTAAAGAGCGTGGGGCACTGCGGCTGGGTAGGCGGGGAATTTGTCCCTTATACAGACGAAATCAGCCTGGACAGCACCGATGAATACGGCACGCTGATTGACTCTATTACGGAGAAAGGAACACTGGGGGAATGGCTGGCAGCGGTAAAACCGCTGCTGGGAAACTTGTACCTTCGGTTAGCCATTGCTGCCAGCCTGGCAGCCCCGCTGATTAAGCCTCTGGGGGCGCTGTCTTTTGTCTTCCATCTGTGGGGCGGCACCGGGGCAGGGAAGACTGTGGGTCTAATGGTTGCGGCCTCCGTATGGGGGAATCCGGCACCCGGGAAGCTGGTGCAGAGCATGAACAACACGGTGAACTTCACCACCGGCTGTGCTGCCACGTTGGGAAATCTGCCGTTTTTCGGGGACGAACTTCAGACCATCAAATCGAAATTCGATGATTATGATCAGTTCATCCACCAGATTACAGCTGAAGTAAGCCGGGGCCGGATGGACCAGACGGGCAGGATACAGCTGCAGAAAAGCTGGAAAACGGCCTTCCTTTTTACCGGAGAAGAACCCATCAGCCAGACCACCAGCGGTGGCGGCGTGGAAAACCGGCTGATTGAAATCGAATGCGTTGACAAGGTAGTGGAGAATGGGCCGGAAACAGTCCAGGCTATTACGAACCAATACGGTACCCTGGGGCCGGCCTACATTGCCAAACTGCAGGAGAAGGTGGCAGATGGCATCGACCTTCGGGAGGTGTTCAACGACTACCACAGGAAGCTGCTGCAGGCAGAGACGACGGAAAAACAGGCCATGGCCATGGGCATCATGATGACTGCGGATGAATTTTTCCGGATGTACTTTGCTCCAGAGCTTCCACCGCTCACGATTTCCCAGGTACAGCCGTTCCTGAAGACGACCAGGGAAGTGGACACAGCAGAGCGGGCCTATAACCTGGTCATCGACCTGATTGCCCAGAATAACGAAAACTTCTTCTACAGTATCAAGAATAATTACAACGATAAGCAATATCATCATGCTCCTGTTCGGGAGGTGTGGGGGAAGATAGACGGGAATCACGTGTGGATTATCAAGCGAGTATTGGAAAAGCTGCTCTCTGATAACGGATTAAGCTTCCGGGCGGTATCCAAGAAGTGGGCAACTACAGGCCGGCTGATTCCTACGAAACAGGGAAAGTTTGCTTCTAAGCTCTCAATGTCTGGAATCTTTGGGTACTATGTGGAACTTGTCAGATAA
- a CDS encoding helix-turn-helix transcriptional regulator: protein MYKVKLMREKLGWTQEKLSEISGVSRALISMLETSDETKTSTGTLLKLAKAMNCKVADIFVA, encoded by the coding sequence ATGTATAAGGTAAAACTGATGAGAGAAAAGTTAGGGTGGACACAAGAAAAACTATCCGAAATTAGCGGTGTGTCTAGAGCCTTGATTTCCATGCTCGAAACGTCTGACGAAACAAAAACTTCTACCGGCACTCTGCTGAAATTGGCGAAGGCGATGAATTGCAAAGTAGCAGATATTTTTGTGGCTTAA
- a CDS encoding VRR-NUC domain-containing protein, which yields MNNETDLMHRIEEAVSKRGCLVFRANVGKIKMADGRWFDTGLPKGFSDLFGFIPRSGKFFAIECKVKPNKPTPEQIQFLHVIRRLGAIGMVVYSVEEVEAALDNAAWSDFGLVIEDPCKDKPDTAWWMDLFCWASTEPQELYEALQRVRRNGATLVKDEKFGMRILSGPDKAAYKNDSQMLHKYGRTLMNELAWLGGMY from the coding sequence ATGAACAACGAAACTGACCTGATGCACCGGATCGAAGAGGCCGTCAGCAAGCGTGGCTGCCTGGTGTTCCGGGCAAACGTGGGCAAGATAAAAATGGCGGATGGCCGGTGGTTTGACACCGGCCTCCCCAAAGGATTTTCGGATCTCTTTGGATTCATCCCCCGTTCCGGAAAATTCTTTGCTATTGAATGCAAGGTGAAGCCCAACAAACCAACACCGGAGCAAATTCAATTCCTGCATGTAATCCGCCGGCTGGGGGCTATCGGCATGGTAGTCTACAGCGTGGAAGAAGTCGAGGCCGCCCTTGACAATGCGGCCTGGTCTGATTTTGGCCTGGTGATTGAAGATCCTTGCAAAGATAAACCGGATACAGCATGGTGGATGGACCTATTTTGCTGGGCCAGCACAGAGCCGCAGGAGCTGTATGAGGCTCTGCAGCGTGTTCGCCGGAATGGGGCAACGCTGGTAAAGGATGAGAAATTCGGCATGAGAATCCTTTCTGGGCCGGACAAGGCAGCATACAAGAATGACAGCCAGATGCTGCATAAATATGGCAGAACCCTCATGAATGAGCTGGCCTGGCTGGGAGGCATGTACTAA
- a CDS encoding PBSX family phage terminase large subunit — protein MKVNVADSMGPAFDPVFWDAQQHGHTYYWLAGGRGSTKSSFVGMEIPLLMLQHPECHAVVLRKVGGTIKNSVYPQIQWGIEQLQIIDRFKYKMTPPEITLKGTGQKILFLGCDDPMKVKSIKLPFGYVGIVWLEELDQFSGMEEIRNLCQSLLRGGPRYWVFCTYNPPKSRSNWVNEEILVDDPDRLVHRSTYLQVPPEWLGEQFLQEAGKLKERNETAYRHEYLGEVTGTGGAVFENVEDLPLTDEALGQFDHRLFGLDFGFAVDPLAFVAMHFDAKHEDLYIWGEIYEQKLTNPQAVARISKIILPQELVRCDSAEPKSIKEMRSLGMNIIGAAKGPDSVEYGIKWLQGLRHIYIDKRRCPNTYREFMTYEYERNRLGQYISAYPDKDNHAIDAVRYGCSGVMPVRTTIRSARFDY, from the coding sequence ATGAAGGTGAATGTGGCAGACAGCATGGGGCCGGCTTTCGACCCTGTATTCTGGGATGCCCAGCAGCACGGCCATACCTACTACTGGCTGGCCGGCGGGCGGGGCTCCACCAAATCGTCCTTCGTGGGCATGGAAATCCCCCTGCTGATGCTGCAGCATCCGGAGTGTCATGCTGTGGTCCTGCGGAAAGTGGGCGGGACCATTAAGAACAGCGTGTACCCGCAGATCCAGTGGGGCATCGAACAGCTGCAGATCATCGACCGATTCAAGTACAAGATGACGCCGCCGGAAATCACCCTGAAGGGGACTGGCCAGAAAATCCTTTTCCTGGGCTGCGATGACCCCATGAAGGTTAAATCCATCAAGCTGCCTTTCGGTTATGTGGGCATCGTCTGGCTGGAAGAGCTGGACCAGTTCAGCGGCATGGAGGAAATCCGCAACCTGTGCCAGTCCCTACTGCGTGGAGGGCCCCGTTACTGGGTGTTCTGCACGTACAACCCGCCCAAAAGTCGGAGTAACTGGGTGAATGAGGAGATCCTGGTGGATGATCCTGACCGGCTGGTGCACCGCTCCACCTATCTTCAGGTGCCACCAGAATGGCTGGGGGAACAGTTCCTCCAGGAAGCTGGAAAGCTCAAGGAGCGGAATGAAACAGCCTACCGTCATGAGTACCTGGGAGAAGTGACCGGCACCGGCGGGGCAGTCTTCGAGAACGTGGAGGACTTGCCTTTGACTGATGAAGCTCTAGGCCAGTTTGATCATCGTCTGTTCGGCCTGGACTTCGGGTTTGCTGTGGACCCCCTGGCCTTTGTGGCCATGCATTTCGACGCCAAACACGAAGATTTGTATATCTGGGGAGAGATCTATGAACAGAAGCTGACCAATCCCCAGGCTGTGGCCAGGATCAGCAAGATCATCCTGCCCCAGGAGCTGGTCCGCTGTGATTCGGCGGAACCCAAGTCCATCAAGGAAATGCGCTCCCTGGGCATGAACATCATCGGGGCGGCCAAAGGACCCGACAGTGTGGAATATGGCATCAAATGGCTGCAGGGCCTGCGGCACATCTACATTGACAAGCGCCGGTGCCCCAACACCTACCGGGAATTCATGACCTACGAATACGAACGGAACCGGCTGGGGCAGTACATCAGCGCCTACCCGGACAAAGACAACCATGCCATCGACGCTGTGCGCTATGGCTGCAGCGGCGTGATGCCGGTACGGACAACCATCCGTTCGGCCAGATTTGATTACTGA
- a CDS encoding helix-turn-helix domain-containing protein, producing the protein MESPLMNVKETAAYLHVGKSTVYKLEADGVLHRVNSAGRIRFSRDEVEKTVMDKVHNGWKSSRERELEREIARKDATIQKLKSLLYRLASGVMDGLGKEGLLEPEKR; encoded by the coding sequence ATGGAATCGCCGCTGATGAATGTGAAAGAAACGGCAGCGTATCTCCACGTGGGGAAATCCACCGTTTACAAGCTGGAAGCCGATGGGGTGCTGCACCGGGTCAACAGTGCAGGGCGCATCCGGTTTTCCAGGGATGAAGTCGAAAAAACCGTCATGGACAAGGTCCACAACGGTTGGAAAAGCTCCCGGGAAAGGGAGCTGGAGCGGGAAATTGCCCGCAAGGATGCCACCATCCAGAAGCTGAAAAGCCTGCTGTACAGGCTGGCGTCTGGGGTCATGGATGGGCTGGGAAAGGAAGGACTACTTGAACCAGAAAAACGATGA
- a CDS encoding DEAD/DEAH box helicase codes for MELRPYQKDLVNKIRQAICEGCHRVCAVLGCGGGKSVIIATIAKAATDKGNRVLFLVHRKELVNQIKRTMDRQGVNPFLCSVSMVQTVSRMKTLARTTPPSLIIVDEAHHALAAGYLRIFDYFPQATVVGFTATPQRMGTGGLGKVFQQLAESVSTKWLIQNHYLAPYHLYSVPLTDVKGIRTSHGDYDQKEIAKLMDKGTIFGDTVASWLQQAKGKKTIVYCASIKTSRATAEAFQSHGIPAAHLDGETPKAERDRIVQEFREGKILVLCNVDLFGEGFDVPDCEAVQLLRPTKSLTLFIQQAMRPMRINPADPNKEAIILDHVGNYTRHGFPDDDHDWSLAEKKKKKKAETTTRQCPICYHVFIPAPGLGQIKCPFCGHLFEDERAPRAEQEELDGVTLEEIKESPYSDYRKATTWQQLEFFRKGKHYKLGWSLHKALELHIPIPSKYQYAASKMGIHTGNWFNNARGRQQG; via the coding sequence ATGGAACTAAGGCCGTATCAAAAAGATCTGGTGAATAAGATCCGCCAGGCAATCTGTGAAGGCTGCCACCGTGTGTGTGCCGTCCTGGGATGTGGAGGCGGGAAATCCGTGATCATCGCTACCATTGCCAAGGCAGCCACCGATAAAGGCAACCGGGTGCTGTTCCTGGTCCACCGCAAGGAGCTGGTTAACCAGATCAAACGGACCATGGATCGGCAGGGCGTAAATCCGTTTCTGTGCTCTGTGTCCATGGTACAGACCGTAAGCCGGATGAAGACCCTTGCCCGGACTACGCCGCCTTCTCTCATCATTGTGGACGAAGCCCATCATGCACTGGCAGCCGGCTACCTCCGGATTTTCGATTATTTTCCCCAGGCAACGGTTGTTGGCTTTACCGCCACCCCACAGCGGATGGGAACCGGCGGGCTGGGCAAAGTGTTCCAGCAGCTGGCAGAATCGGTATCTACGAAGTGGCTGATCCAGAATCACTACCTGGCTCCCTATCACCTGTACAGCGTTCCGCTGACGGATGTGAAAGGGATCCGGACCAGTCATGGTGATTATGATCAGAAAGAGATTGCCAAGCTGATGGACAAGGGGACGATTTTTGGCGACACGGTAGCTTCCTGGCTGCAGCAGGCAAAGGGCAAGAAGACCATTGTCTACTGTGCCAGTATCAAGACCAGCCGTGCTACTGCTGAAGCGTTCCAGTCTCATGGAATCCCCGCAGCACACCTGGACGGAGAAACGCCAAAGGCAGAGCGGGACAGGATCGTACAGGAATTCCGGGAGGGAAAAATCCTGGTACTGTGCAATGTGGACCTGTTCGGTGAAGGCTTCGACGTGCCGGACTGCGAGGCTGTGCAGCTGCTCCGGCCTACAAAATCCCTGACACTGTTCATCCAGCAGGCCATGCGGCCTATGAGAATCAATCCGGCGGATCCAAACAAAGAGGCCATCATCCTGGATCACGTGGGGAACTACACCCGTCATGGTTTTCCAGACGATGATCACGACTGGAGCCTGGCAGAAAAGAAGAAAAAGAAGAAGGCAGAAACCACTACACGGCAATGCCCGATCTGTTATCACGTATTCATTCCAGCACCTGGCCTAGGGCAGATTAAATGTCCATTTTGTGGTCATTTGTTCGAAGATGAGCGAGCCCCCAGGGCGGAACAGGAAGAACTGGATGGCGTGACTCTGGAAGAAATCAAAGAATCCCCGTACAGTGATTATCGCAAGGCAACGACCTGGCAGCAGCTTGAATTTTTCCGCAAGGGGAAACACTACAAGCTGGGGTGGAGCCTGCATAAAGCGCTTGAGCTGCATATTCCGATACCGTCGAAATATCAGTATGCGGCCAGTAAGATGGGTATCCATACAGGGAACTGGTTCAATAATGCGAGAGGGAGGCAACAAGGATGA
- a CDS encoding AAA family ATPase: MGMAVFVIGFSGSGKSASLRNFQPDEVGVFSVAGKRLPFQSDLKVAMNSNYQTIEASLKRNGLRAYVIDDSQYLLAFDSFRRAKETSYQKFTDYAVSFYQLLDTIKQTDPDTIVYLLHHAEETDRGMIKAKTIGKMLDNQLVLEGLCEIVLYAETDGKKYQFLTQSNGFTTAKSPMGMFPLEIPNDLKAVDSRIREFYHMKPTVDKEETK, from the coding sequence ATGGGAATGGCTGTATTCGTAATTGGATTTTCTGGCAGCGGGAAATCTGCCAGCCTTCGAAATTTCCAGCCGGACGAGGTTGGTGTGTTCAGCGTTGCCGGGAAACGGCTGCCGTTTCAGTCTGATCTTAAGGTAGCAATGAATTCCAACTACCAAACCATTGAAGCCTCATTGAAACGGAACGGGCTCCGTGCCTATGTGATTGATGACAGCCAGTATCTCCTGGCATTCGACAGTTTCCGGAGAGCGAAGGAGACCAGCTATCAGAAGTTCACCGATTATGCTGTTAGCTTCTATCAGCTTCTGGACACAATCAAGCAGACTGACCCGGACACCATCGTTTATCTGCTGCACCATGCAGAAGAAACCGACCGGGGCATGATCAAAGCAAAGACCATCGGCAAGATGCTGGACAACCAGCTTGTGCTGGAAGGGCTGTGCGAAATCGTACTGTATGCCGAAACGGACGGTAAGAAATATCAGTTTCTTACCCAAAGCAATGGCTTTACGACAGCCAAGAGCCCAATGGGGATGTTCCCTTTGGAAATTCCCAATGACCTGAAGGCTGTAGACAGCCGGATCCGTGAATTTTACCACATGAAACCTACTGTTGATAAGGAGGAAACGAAATGA
- a CDS encoding host-nuclease inhibitor Gam family protein produces MNSLKQPETFRYMTNEESFLAATAPEEPDRWQPTDDSGAEWCLKKISEKQLEIMQKEQFVRQQIQQLNDWLNSETKTLKDEQAHLESLLQGYAVKALEGKKKRSISLPSGRFGFRKQPPKIEKDDAALLDYCDHYQSEFIKVKKSVDWAGLKKSCTLDGNHYVTKDGEILPGVTVTEQDPKFTVEVK; encoded by the coding sequence ATGAATAGCTTGAAACAGCCTGAAACGTTCAGGTATATGACAAATGAAGAATCTTTCCTGGCTGCAACAGCGCCAGAGGAACCGGATCGTTGGCAACCAACGGATGACAGCGGAGCAGAGTGGTGCCTGAAGAAAATTTCCGAAAAACAATTGGAAATCATGCAGAAAGAGCAATTCGTCAGACAGCAGATCCAGCAACTCAACGATTGGCTGAACAGCGAAACAAAGACGCTGAAAGACGAACAGGCCCACCTGGAATCCTTGCTTCAGGGATACGCTGTGAAAGCCCTGGAAGGAAAGAAAAAGCGCTCCATCTCTTTACCATCCGGGCGGTTTGGCTTTAGGAAGCAGCCTCCGAAAATTGAAAAGGACGATGCTGCATTACTGGATTATTGTGATCACTATCAGTCAGAGTTTATCAAGGTGAAAAAATCGGTTGACTGGGCTGGGCTGAAAAAATCCTGTACCCTTGATGGCAATCATTATGTGACGAAAGACGGAGAGATTTTACCTGGCGTAACGGTTACCGAACAAGATCCGAAATTCACGGTGGAGGTGAAGTGA
- a CDS encoding LexA family protein codes for MSTILDKKLVFLSKILYNTGMEVFLMYVGELIKEYRKNHNLSMQDFANISGISKAYIGVLEKIYNPKTKEPVAPTLEKMKAIASAMGMSLDEMLKALNTNQPVVVSSKPQPTRGVRIPVLGRVVAGIPIEAITDIIDYEEIPAQMAKSGTYFALQVKGRSMEPTLHEGDVVIVRQQPEVENGEIAIVLVNGNDATVKEVKEGPDGLTLIGHNVGVYSPHFYTREQIQDLPIRIIGKVVELRRKF; via the coding sequence ATGTCAACTATTTTAGACAAAAAACTTGTTTTCTTGTCTAAAATTTTATACAATACAGGCATGGAGGTGTTTCTCATGTATGTAGGTGAATTAATTAAAGAATATAGGAAGAATCACAATTTATCAATGCAAGATTTTGCTAATATTTCTGGTATTAGTAAAGCATATATCGGCGTACTTGAAAAAATTTATAATCCGAAAACTAAAGAGCCCGTAGCCCCCACTCTCGAAAAAATGAAAGCTATTGCAAGTGCGATGGGAATGAGCCTGGATGAAATGCTGAAGGCATTGAACACCAACCAGCCCGTTGTGGTGTCCAGTAAGCCCCAGCCCACCCGTGGCGTCCGCATTCCGGTGCTAGGCCGTGTGGTGGCGGGCATCCCCATCGAGGCCATCACTGACATCATCGACTACGAAGAGATCCCCGCCCAGATGGCCAAAAGCGGAACCTATTTCGCCTTGCAGGTCAAGGGGCGAAGCATGGAGCCCACGCTCCACGAGGGTGATGTGGTCATCGTCAGGCAGCAGCCGGAGGTGGAGAACGGAGAAATCGCCATCGTGCTGGTGAACGGCAACGATGCCACAGTGAAGGAAGTCAAAGAAGGGCCGGACGGGCTGACGTTGATTGGTCATAACGTCGGCGTGTACAGCCCCCATTTTTATACCAGGGAGCAAATCCAGGACCTCCCCATCCGGATCATCGGCAAGGTGGTGGAGCTGAGAAGGAAGTTTTGA
- a CDS encoding LysM peptidoglycan-binding domain-containing protein: MELNKICAAAIITLGALTMACHAGQAVQERRNPQYTMVSRRVMAGETLWEICSKVNQGREDVWEVIDRVRLDNDIKDPGALEPGQIITIRVKK, encoded by the coding sequence ATGGAGCTGAACAAGATTTGCGCTGCGGCCATCATCACCCTGGGCGCACTCACCATGGCATGCCACGCCGGGCAGGCCGTCCAGGAACGCCGGAATCCCCAGTACACGATGGTATCCCGCCGGGTGATGGCCGGGGAAACGCTGTGGGAAATCTGCAGCAAGGTCAACCAGGGCCGTGAGGACGTCTGGGAAGTCATCGACCGGGTTCGCCTGGACAACGACATCAAAGACCCGGGAGCCCTGGAACCGGGTCAGATCATCACGATTAGGGTAAAAAAATAA